Proteins from one Sulfurovum sp. TSL1 genomic window:
- a CDS encoding DUF4382 domain-containing protein, with protein MKRFHTLIGIIVSFTLMTLISGCGGDTTSSTPTGTLSLSMTDAPPQLGPDVTEVNIAVIGIEYNHDGNWITADDFVPQTFNLLDLQNGKSLHLGDMILPAGHYSEIRFKLAAPSKISEVKANPDCNVTYADGTSVPLFVPSGAQSGYKGKGAFDITADAKIAVTADFNIHKSIVVQGNGDYILKPVIRLVVTELSGMINGTVVDIADYNTTSDSLVVYSYRSGEYDVSEEDGNADGINFQNSVSSSDVNMSDGNFTLSYLGEGNYSLITALFVGDVFASVVDQEDNVEVLNGQSTLVDINTSN; from the coding sequence ACACGCTGATCGGTATTATCGTATCGTTCACACTTATGACACTCATCTCTGGATGTGGTGGAGATACTACATCTTCTACTCCAACTGGTACTCTATCACTCAGTATGACAGATGCACCACCTCAATTAGGTCCTGATGTGACGGAAGTCAATATTGCCGTTATCGGTATTGAATATAATCATGATGGAAACTGGATTACTGCTGATGATTTTGTACCTCAAACATTCAACCTACTTGATCTTCAAAATGGTAAATCACTTCACCTAGGGGATATGATACTACCAGCAGGACATTATTCTGAAATTCGTTTCAAACTGGCTGCACCTTCAAAAATATCAGAAGTTAAAGCTAATCCGGATTGTAATGTAACCTATGCAGATGGTACCTCAGTACCATTATTTGTTCCAAGCGGAGCACAAAGTGGATATAAAGGAAAAGGTGCATTTGATATCACTGCTGATGCAAAAATTGCAGTAACTGCAGATTTCAATATTCATAAATCAATCGTTGTGCAAGGAAACGGAGATTATATTTTAAAACCTGTTATCAGATTAGTGGTAACTGAACTTTCAGGTATGATCAATGGGACTGTAGTAGATATAGCTGACTATAATACGACTTCAGATTCTTTAGTGGTTTACAGTTACAGATCTGGCGAGTATGATGTCAGTGAAGAAGATGGAAATGCAGATGGAATCAATTTCCAGAATTCTGTAAGCAGCAGCGATGTCAATATGAGTGATGGTAACTTTACGTTGTCATACCTTGGTGAAGGTAACTATAGCCTTATTACGGCACTTTTTGTAGGTGATGTATTTGCTTCTGTTGTTGATCAAGAAGACAATGTTGAAGTACTTAATGGACAATCAACACTTGTTGATATCAATACGTCAAACTAA